A genomic region of Carettochelys insculpta isolate YL-2023 chromosome 7, ASM3395843v1, whole genome shotgun sequence contains the following coding sequences:
- the PDCD4 gene encoding programmed cell death protein 4: MEVENEQIYINSTEFDHLSDTPFSGDDENGGSEEIKAEVNGNWIPASSLNEAKINARAKRRFRKNSSRDSGRGDSVSDNGEAVKSGLTEPTSPKGKFLDRRSRSGKGRGLPKKGGAGGKGVWGTPGQVYDVEEVDVKDPNYDDDQNCVYETVVPPLDERAFEKTLTPILQEYFEHGDTNEVVDMLRDLNLGEMKYSVPVLAVSLSLEGKASHREMTSKLLSDLCRTVVSTSDMEKSFDMLLKELPELVLDSPRAPQLVGQFIARAVGDGILCSTYIDSYKGTVDCVQARAALDRATVMLSMTKGGKRIDSVWGSGGGQQSVKHLVKEIDMLLKEYLLSGDVSEAERCLQELEVPHFHHELVYEAIVMVLESTGETTFKMMLDLLKSLWTSTVITLDQMKRGYERVYREIPDINLDVPHSYSMLERFVEECFQAGIISKPLRDLCPSRGRKRFVSEGDGGRLKLESY, encoded by the exons aattTGATCATCTAAGTGACACTCCATTTTCTGGTGATGATGAAAATGGTGGAAGTGAGGAAATAAaggctgaagtcaatggaaactggATACCAGCATCTTCCCTTAATGAAGCTAAAATTAATGCTAGAGCAAAGAGAAGGTTTAGGAAAAATTCTTCTCGAGATTCTGGGAGAGGAGACTCTGTCAGTGATAATGGAGAGGCAGTGAAAAGTGGACTCACTGAACCAACTAGCCCAAAGGGAAAATTTCTGGACAGACGATCCCGATCTGGAAAAGGAAGGGGACTACCGAAGAAAG GTGGTGCAGGAGGTAAAGGTGTTTGGGGTACACCAGGGCAAGTGTATGATGTGGAAGAAGTGGACGTTAAAGATCCCAACTACGATGACGATCAG AACTGTGTCTATGAAACTGTAGTTCCACCTTTGGATGAAAGAGCTTTTGAGAAAACTTTAACACCAATCTTACAGGAATACTTTGAACATGGAGATACTAATGAAGTTGTG GACATGCTGAGGGATTTAAATCTTGGTGAAATGAAATACAGTGTACCTGTGTTGGCTGTGTCATTGTCATTAGAGGGGAAAGCTAGTCACAGAGAAATGACATCTAAGCTCCTCTCAGACCTTTGTAGGACAGTAGTGAGCACAAGTGATATGGAGAAATCATTTGATATGCTACTTAAAGAACTACCTGAATTAGTGTTGGATTCTCCCAGAGCACCTCAG TTAGTGGGCCAATTCATTGCTAGGGCTGTTGGAGACGGGATTTTATGTAGTACTTACATAGACAGCTACAAAGGTACTGTGGATTGTGTCCAGGCTCG AGCTGCACTGGACCGAGCTACTGTGATGTTGAGTATGACAAAAGGTGGAAAGCGTATAGACAGCGTATGGGGATCAGGCGGTGGCCAGCAATCTGTAAAACATCTTGTTAAAGAG ATTGATATGTTGCTGAAGGAGTACCTACTTTCTGGAGATGTATCAGAAGCTGAGCGTTGCCTTCAGGAACTAGAAGTGCCCCATTTTCACCACGAACTTGTATATGAA GCAATTGTCATGGTTTTAGAATCAACTGGAGAAACTACTTTTAAAATGATGCTTGATTTGTTGAAGTCCCTGTGGACATCTACTGTCATTACTCTGGACCAAATGAAAAGA GGTTATGAACGAGTTTACCGTGAAATTCCAGATATTAACCTGGATGTGCCACATTCATACTCGATGCTTGAGCGGTTTGTAGAGGAATGCTTTCAGGCTGGAATCATTTCTAAACCACTGAGAGACCTCTGTCCTTCAAG GGGGAGGAAGCGCTTTGTAAGTGAAGGAGATGGAGGTCGTCTTAAGCTAGAGAGCTACTGA